One segment of Ricinus communis isolate WT05 ecotype wild-type chromosome 8, ASM1957865v1, whole genome shotgun sequence DNA contains the following:
- the LOC8269786 gene encoding uncharacterized protein LOC8269786 isoform X2: MVDDFVVCVDRLLIASACFESVNNGGETERHNLESSNESAICFKNSNGGGGGEGCSSSSPLIKKVKEMVECRICQEEDDVHSMEAPCACNGTLKFAHRKCIQRWCNKKGDITCEICNQVFSPNYSVPPARSSPDVMAIEIRQAWGQHIDLRDSHLLALAAAERQLLQAEYEEYAVANTSTIACLRSVALILLVLLLLSQALLATRDAGMVQESSLYNVSLRFAGLLLPCYVMARSWYILQSRRRQG; encoded by the exons atggtGGATGATTTTGTGGTGTGTGTAGATAGATTACTCATAGCATCAGCTTGCTTTGAGTCAGTCAACAATGGAGGAGAAACTGAAAGGCACAATCTTGAATCTTCAAATGAGAGTGccatttgttttaaaaatagtaatggaGGAGGAGGGGGAGAAggttgttcttcttcttctcctttaataaagaaagtgaaagaaaTGGTGGAATGCAGGATTTgtcaagaagaagatgatgttCATTCAATGGAAGCTCCTTGTGCTTGCAATGGCACCCTCAAG TTTGCTCATAGGAAGTGCATACAGAGATGGTGCAACAAGAAAGGTGATATCACCTGTGAAATCTGCAACCAG GTCTTCTCCCCAAATTATTCTGTTCCACCAGCCCGCAGTAGTCCTGACGTTATGGCAATTGAAATCAG GCAAGCATGGGGCCAACACATTGATCTGCGTGATTCTCATCTGCTAGCTCTAGCAGCTGCTGAGCGTCAGTTACTCCAAGCAGAGTACGAGGAATATGCTGTTGCTAATACCAGCACCATTGCTTGTCTTCGTTCTGTTGCTCTAATT TTGTTGGTACTTTTGCTTCTATCTCAAGCTTTACTGGCTACAAGAGATGCCGGAATGGTACAAGAGTCGTCACTCTATAAT GTTTCTCTTCGATTTGCCGGCTTGCTTCTGCCATGCTATGTGATGGCCCGATCATGGTACATTTTGCAAAGCCGAAGGAGACAG GGTTAA
- the LOC8269784 gene encoding transmembrane protein 230, with product MAYVDHAFSITDDDLMLETSYVVNNRPPIKEIALAVALLVFGVTGIVLGIFMTVNRIGGDRAHGLFFAILGVVLFIPGFYYTRIAYYAYKGYKGFSFANIPPV from the exons ATGGCGTATGTAGACCACGCATTTTCGATTACAGACGATGATTTAATGTTAGAGACATCTTACGTCGTCAATAATCGCCCTCCAATTAAAGAGATCGCTCTCGCCGTTGCTCTCCTAGTTTTTGGTGTTACCGGCATCGTTTTAGGCATTTTCATGACTGTCAACAGAATTGGTGGCGATCGCGCTCACG GGCTGTTCTTTGCGATTCTTGGGGTGGTATTGTTTATACCTGGATTTTATTATACGAGAATTGCTTATTATGCTTATAAAGGGTACAAAGGCTTCTCTTTCGCCAATATACCACCTGTTTAG
- the LOC8269786 gene encoding uncharacterized protein LOC8269786 isoform X1 has translation MVDDFVVCVDRLLIASACFESVNNGGETERHNLESSNESAICFKNSNGGGGGEGCSSSSPLIKKVKEMVECRICQEEDDVHSMEAPCACNGTLKFAHRKCIQRWCNKKGDITCEICNQVFSPNYSVPPARSSPDVMAIEIRQAWGQHIDLRDSHLLALAAAERQLLQAEYEEYAVANTSTIACLRSVALILLVLLLLSQALLATRDAGMVQESSLYNLQVSLRFAGLLLPCYVMARSWYILQSRRRQG, from the exons atggtGGATGATTTTGTGGTGTGTGTAGATAGATTACTCATAGCATCAGCTTGCTTTGAGTCAGTCAACAATGGAGGAGAAACTGAAAGGCACAATCTTGAATCTTCAAATGAGAGTGccatttgttttaaaaatagtaatggaGGAGGAGGGGGAGAAggttgttcttcttcttctcctttaataaagaaagtgaaagaaaTGGTGGAATGCAGGATTTgtcaagaagaagatgatgttCATTCAATGGAAGCTCCTTGTGCTTGCAATGGCACCCTCAAG TTTGCTCATAGGAAGTGCATACAGAGATGGTGCAACAAGAAAGGTGATATCACCTGTGAAATCTGCAACCAG GTCTTCTCCCCAAATTATTCTGTTCCACCAGCCCGCAGTAGTCCTGACGTTATGGCAATTGAAATCAG GCAAGCATGGGGCCAACACATTGATCTGCGTGATTCTCATCTGCTAGCTCTAGCAGCTGCTGAGCGTCAGTTACTCCAAGCAGAGTACGAGGAATATGCTGTTGCTAATACCAGCACCATTGCTTGTCTTCGTTCTGTTGCTCTAATT TTGTTGGTACTTTTGCTTCTATCTCAAGCTTTACTGGCTACAAGAGATGCCGGAATGGTACAAGAGTCGTCACTCTATAAT CTTCAGGTTTCTCTTCGATTTGCCGGCTTGCTTCTGCCATGCTATGTGATGGCCCGATCATGGTACATTTTGCAAAGCCGAAGGAGACAG GGTTAA